One region of Peribacillus simplex genomic DNA includes:
- the fabF gene encoding beta-ketoacyl-ACP synthase II produces MTNRRVVVTGIGAISPVGNDAETGWKNIIEGKSGIGPLTRLNAEEFPVKVAAEIKEFDIETYINRKEARKMDRFTHYAIAASVMAYNDSKLEITDENAARVGVWIGSGIGGLETLETQHENFLNRGYKRVSPFFVPMMIPDMAAGQVSILLGAKGINSCTVTACATGTNSIGDAFKAIQRGDADVMITGGAEAPITKMSVAGFCANTALSTNPDPQTASRPFDLNRDGFVIGEGAGIIVLEDLEHALNRGAKIYAEIAGYGSTGDAFHITAPAPGGEGGARAMKIAIEDAGLNPEDIQYVNAHGTSTPYNDKYETMAVKEVFGDHANKLALSSTKSMTGHMLGAAGGVEAIFTIQAIRDSILPPTINIETPDPECDLDYVPNKARKCEINAAISNSLGFGGHNATILFKKYQ; encoded by the coding sequence ATGACTAATCGTCGTGTAGTTGTAACAGGTATTGGAGCAATATCACCAGTTGGTAATGATGCAGAAACTGGATGGAAGAATATAATCGAGGGGAAATCAGGAATAGGTCCTTTAACTCGTTTGAATGCTGAAGAATTCCCTGTTAAAGTTGCTGCTGAAATCAAGGAGTTTGATATAGAGACATATATTAATCGTAAAGAAGCGCGTAAGATGGACCGTTTTACCCATTATGCAATTGCTGCGTCCGTTATGGCATATAATGATAGTAAGCTGGAAATAACGGATGAAAATGCAGCACGTGTCGGAGTCTGGATCGGTTCGGGTATCGGTGGGTTGGAGACACTTGAGACACAGCATGAAAACTTTTTAAACAGAGGGTATAAGCGGGTGAGCCCATTTTTCGTACCAATGATGATTCCGGACATGGCTGCTGGCCAGGTGTCTATCTTACTGGGTGCTAAAGGAATCAATTCATGTACGGTAACAGCCTGCGCAACAGGAACAAATTCAATTGGTGACGCGTTTAAAGCCATTCAACGGGGCGACGCCGATGTGATGATCACAGGCGGAGCAGAAGCGCCAATCACAAAAATGTCGGTTGCGGGCTTCTGTGCAAATACGGCTTTATCGACCAACCCTGATCCACAAACTGCTAGCCGTCCTTTTGATCTGAATCGTGATGGATTCGTAATCGGGGAAGGTGCAGGGATTATCGTTCTGGAAGATCTGGAACATGCATTGAATAGAGGGGCCAAGATTTATGCTGAAATAGCTGGGTATGGATCAACTGGAGATGCTTTCCATATAACGGCTCCGGCACCTGGTGGGGAAGGCGGGGCAAGGGCGATGAAAATTGCTATTGAGGATGCAGGTTTGAATCCGGAAGACATCCAATATGTGAATGCCCATGGAACGAGTACGCCATACAATGACAAATATGAAACAATGGCAGTCAAAGAAGTCTTTGGCGATCATGCTAATAAACTAGCATTAAGTTCAACTAAGTCCATGACAGGCCATATGTTAGGGGCAGCCGGTGGGGTCGAAGCAATATTCACGATTCAGGCAATCAGGGACAGCATATTGCCTCCAACGATCAATATTGAAACACCAGACCCTGAGTGTGATTTGGACTATGTTCCGAATAAAGCAAGGAAGTGCGAAATTAATGCCGCCATCAGCAATTCACTTGGATTCGGTGGACATAACGCTACTATTCTTTTCAAAAAATATCAATAA
- a CDS encoding DUF2268 domain-containing protein: protein MGVILTDEWMKKDFNRPVQMMERLKSTFNNTLDANMIYHHLLKHGMYSPNKKTKLTWEHLKENNAWEKTQSLFTSYKKLWGGPDVPIYIFPLMSSGMWNKMVETKSGLAFKDKLFLFYDKGIAEKEMEAILIHEYHHVCRLHHLKKDQKEFTLLDTMIMEGLAERTVGKYLGAKYLAKWTKLYQEDKLREFWSKHLQEKHTIKRTDPLHDVLLLGMKGYPHMLGYCSGYYLVRNSEKLSVKKSFIIQSEEFLSKKN from the coding sequence ATGGGAGTTATTTTAACTGATGAGTGGATGAAAAAGGATTTCAACCGCCCTGTCCAGATGATGGAAAGACTTAAAAGTACATTCAACAATACCCTTGATGCGAATATGATTTATCATCATTTATTGAAGCATGGTATGTATTCGCCAAATAAAAAAACGAAACTCACATGGGAACATTTAAAAGAAAATAATGCATGGGAAAAAACACAAAGCCTGTTTACTTCTTATAAGAAACTGTGGGGAGGGCCTGATGTTCCCATATATATTTTTCCGCTCATGTCTTCAGGGATGTGGAATAAAATGGTTGAAACGAAGTCAGGATTGGCATTTAAAGATAAACTATTCCTTTTTTACGACAAGGGTATAGCTGAAAAGGAAATGGAGGCCATATTGATTCACGAATATCATCATGTCTGCCGATTACATCATTTGAAAAAGGATCAAAAAGAATTCACTCTTCTTGATACGATGATCATGGAAGGACTGGCGGAAAGAACGGTGGGTAAATATTTAGGAGCAAAATATTTAGCGAAATGGACTAAATTATATCAGGAAGATAAACTGCGAGAATTTTGGAGCAAGCATTTACAAGAAAAGCACACAATAAAACGTACAGATCCTCTTCATGATGTCCTTCTGCTTGGAATGAAAGGATACCCACATATGCTTGGATACTGTAGTGGTTATTACCTAGTGAGAAATTCTGAAAAACTCTCTGTGAAAAAATCATTCATTATTCAATCTGAAGAATTCTTATCGAAAAAGAACTAA